The genomic region TTCCTCGTTCTTGAAGAGTTCGTTTTAAGCGATCGCCTTCTTCATCATTGCCTATAACTGATAGAAATGATACCCTTGCTCCTAAACGAGCGAGATTTGCTGCTGTATTTGCTGCGCCTCCAGGTACGTCTTTCAAGCTACTGATATCAACAATGGGAACGGGTGCTTCTCGGCAAAGGCGGTTAGAGGTTCCTTCTAAGTAACAGTCTAACATTGCCTCGCCAATAATAAGAACGTGCAAGTTTGTCCATTTATCGAGATATTGTTGGGCAATCATAATTTATATTCCATAGTTTTGTTTTTGTGTCACGCAAAGGCGCGAAGGCGCAAAGGGTTTCTCGCGTTCTAGATATGAAGAATGTTAAGAATAGGTGTGTTTTTTCTGTGGAGGTGAGCGATCGCTTGTCATAATTACCGCAGCAGCTTCCCGTAAGTTATTTACGATAAAGTTGGGTAATCGCGATCGCGATAGTTGCCATTCGGTTTCGTTACCGTTGTCAATTAAAATTGTGCGGCAACCTACTGTATTTCCTGCTTCAATATCATTTAAAATGTCACCAATCATCCATGAGCGATCTAATTTAATTGAGTGTTCCTTTGCTGCTTTTTTCAGCAAGCCAGGATTAGGTTTACGACAGTCGCAATCAATCGCAAATTCTGTGATAACTCCTTGAGGGTGGTGAGGACAATAATAAAAACTGGCTAGAGAAACACCAGCAGTAGCCAATAATTGCCGCAAATGTTTCTCTACATTTATGAGAGCGCTTTCTGGAAAGTAGCCCCGTGCTATACCAGATTGGTTTGTAATAATAAAGATTTGGTAGTTAGCAGCGGCTAACATTTGCACTGCTTCTAATGCACCTGCACAAAGTCGGATTTTATCTGGATCGATGTTGTAAGGAACATCTTCAATTAAAGTACCATCTTTATCCAGAAAAACTGCTTTCATATTTAGTAGGGAGCAGGGAGCAGGGAGCAGGGAGTAGGGAGTAGAAGGCAGAAGTAGACTTAATCCAAAAGCCCAAATCTCAACTTGAATTAGGGCCAAGAACTTTCTTTCATTGGTAAAACCATGATTTCTGGAATTACCGTATCGGTTGGTTGCATTAATAGATATAAAACTGTTTGAGCAACGTTTTTTGGATCTTGCAATGTGCTTAAATCGAGATCGGGAAAACGTTCGGTTAAGAAAGGTGTTTGCATCCCGCCAGCCACTACAGCAGTCACTTTAATATTGTGCAGTCTACCTTCAACATGTAAAGCATGAGAAAAGCCTAATAATCCCCATTTACTAGCATGGTAAGCTGAAGCATTTGCCCATGCTCGTTTAGCCGCCGTCGAAGTGATATTAATAATGAAACCACCTCCCTGTTCTCTCATTGGAGTAAAAACGGCTTTAGACATAATAAAGGGTCCCGTTAAATTCACATTAAGAATACGCTCCCATTCTTGAACGGGCATTTCTTCAATTGGGACGGTTAAATCTATGCCTGCGTTATTAACTAAAACGTCTATTCTTCCATATCGATCCACAATTTTTTCAATGACAGTTTCAATTTGTGCTGCGTTAGTAACATCAAGTGCAACTGCCATTGCTTCTTTGCCGTTGTCGCGTAAGCTTTGAGCAACTTTTTCTGCTAATTCAAGACGAACATCAGCAATAATGGTGGCAATTCCCGCGTCAGCTAAGGTATGACAAATTGCTTCACCTAATCCACGCGCGCCACCTGTAACTAGTGCTACTTTTGCAGTTAAATTTTGCATAATTCTATCCTTTTGATTTGTTATTGGGTAATGGGTAATGGGTAATTGGTCACTGATAACTGATAACTGCTCCCCGATAACTGCTCCCTGCTCCCTGCTCCCTGATAGTTGTGGAACGGTTAATAGTTTTTCCTCTACCAATTCGCACAATAAATGCACGACTAACAACTGAACCTCTTGAATTCGTTGCGGATCGTTGGCAGGAACGCGAATTGCAATATCTGCAAGTCCTGCCAGTTCACCACCGTTACCACCAAGGAGGGCAATGCAACTAAGATTTTGCTGGCGTGCCGCATGGAAAGCATTGATGACATTACGCGATCGCCCACTGGTACTAATACCGAGCAATATATCTCCAGGTTGAGCAAAGGTTTTCACCTGTCGGGCGAAAATGTCGTCATATCCCACATCGTTAGACCATGCAGTCATAATTGCACTATCAGCCGTCAGCGCGATCGCGGGTAGTCCTGCCCGATAGGGACAGCGAAAACGACCGACGAATTCGGCAGCCAGATGCTGTGCTTCAGCCGCACTGCCACCGTTACCGCAGATTAAGACTTTTCCCCCTTGGGCAAAGCAGTGGCTTAATTGCTTGGCTGCTGCAAGAATTCCTTCACTCAGGGTAGCTTTAGATGCTTGAAAAGCTTGAATTGCTGCATCAAAACTACTTGCGATCGCTGCCAATTCATGCATAGAATTACCAACCAATTTGCTACCTGCTAAAACTGTTTCGTAGAGTGCGGCAATCTCACTAGTAACTTTTTGCCAGGTAAAGCACCGTTCGACGTGGCGGAGTGCCTGTCTGCCTAAAAGGTGTAACAAAGAGTGGTTTTGGAACAGAAAGGCAAGGCGATCGCCTAATATTTCCGGTTCGTTGGGTGCAACTAAATATCCCGTCTCTCCATCTTTAACTGTAAATTTAATCCCTCCCACATTCGAGCCGATGACGGGCGTTCCGCAAGCCATTGCTTCTAAAGGGGTAATGCCAAACGGTTCGTACCAAGGAGTTGTCACAAAGACATCCGCCGCACTGTAAAAATATTTCAGTACCTCGCGCCCTCGATGACCGATAAACGTGACGCGATCGCCGATTCCCAAGGTAGATGCGATCGCGTTTAAGCGACCGATCTCAGGCGTAATTTGCGGATCGGGATGAACGGACTCGCCCCCCACAATTAGCAAACGTGCCGCAATTTCATGCTGCTCGACCAAACGCGCAAACCCTCGGATCGCATTATCCACACCTTTACGAGGAACTAGGCGACCGAGTTGCAGTACGATCCTTTCCTGTTGAGGTATACCTAAACTCAATCGTGCTTGGAAGCTATCGATCTGCCAGAACTCCGAGCGATCGAAACCGCAGGGAATCACCTTAATCTTTTCCGGATCGGCTTGATAAAGGGAAAGTAAATCTTCTCGATCTTGGGGACACTCAGCAATAATTTTGTCGGCTTCCCGCACGATCCGATCTTCAATTGCAAAGCGTTCGTCAGGAAATCGATCGGCATTGCCTTGATGCAAACGCCGTACCCGTCCCAACGCATGAAA from Chroococcidiopsis sp. SAG 2025 harbors:
- a CDS encoding SDR family oxidoreductase — its product is MQNLTAKVALVTGGARGLGEAICHTLADAGIATIIADVRLELAEKVAQSLRDNGKEAMAVALDVTNAAQIETVIEKIVDRYGRIDVLVNNAGIDLTVPIEEMPVQEWERILNVNLTGPFIMSKAVFTPMREQGGGFIINITSTAAKRAWANASAYHASKWGLLGFSHALHVEGRLHNIKVTAVVAGGMQTPFLTERFPDLDLSTLQDPKNVAQTVLYLLMQPTDTVIPEIMVLPMKESSWP
- a CDS encoding HAD family hydrolase, translated to MKAVFLDKDGTLIEDVPYNIDPDKIRLCAGALEAVQMLAAANYQIFIITNQSGIARGYFPESALINVEKHLRQLLATAGVSLASFYYCPHHPQGVITEFAIDCDCRKPNPGLLKKAAKEHSIKLDRSWMIGDILNDIEAGNTVGCRTILIDNGNETEWQLSRSRLPNFIVNNLREAAAVIMTSDRSPPQKKHTYS